A single Anopheles maculipalpis chromosome 3RL, idAnoMacuDA_375_x, whole genome shotgun sequence DNA region contains:
- the LOC126565396 gene encoding FK506-binding protein 2 → MLSKLVILSCLVAVAICESKLKVEVVSVPEGCTTKSKNGDMLTMHYTGKLTDGTKFDSSFDRDQPFTFQLGAGQVIKGWDQGLTDMCVGEKRKLTIPPELGYGDRGAGNVIPGGATLLFDVELINIGDSPPTTNVFKEIDENKDMQLSREEVSEYLKKQMVAADGGQESEDIKNMIAEHDKLVEEIFQHEDKDKNGYISHDEFSGPKHDEL, encoded by the exons ATGCTTTCAAAACTCGTCATCCTTTCGTGCCTGGTGGCGGTGGCCATCTGTGAGTCGAAGTTGAAGGTGGAAGTGGTCAGCGTGCCCGAGGGCTGCACAACCAAATCAAAGAACGGCGATATGCTGACGATGCACTACACCGGCAAGCTTACCGATGGAACCAAGTTCGACTCCAG CTTCGACCGTGACCAGCCTTTCACCTTCCAGCTCGGAGCCGGTCAAGTCATCAAAGGATGGGACCAGGGTCTGACAGACATGTGCGTCG GTGAGAAGCGCAAGCTGACCATCCCGCCAGAGCTCGGCTATGGTGACCGAGGAGCAGGAAACGTTATCCCTGGCGGTGCGACACTGCTGTTCGACGTTGAGCTCATCAACATCGGTGACTCGCCCCCAACCACGAACGTGTTCAAGGAGATCGACGAAAACAAGGACATGCAGCTGAGCCGCGAGGAGGTGAGCGAGTACCTGAAGAAGCAGATGGTCGCGGCCGACGGTGGTCAGGAGTCGGAGGACATCAAGAACATGATCGCCGAGCACGACAAGCTGGTGGAGGAAATCTTCCAGCACGAGGACAAGGACAAGAACGGCTATATCTCGCACGACGAGTTTTCGGGGCCGAAGCACGACGAGCTGTAA